The sequence below is a genomic window from Alligator mississippiensis isolate rAllMis1 chromosome 16, rAllMis1, whole genome shotgun sequence.
AAGTGCATTCAATTGATTGATGATCTTCCATAAATGCTTGCACtgagcactggagcaggctgatGCTATAGGCCACTAATACACATACCTGGTGCCACCCCTTTCTCTCTTTGTATCTGTACTGTCTCAAAACCAATAATGCCCAGGACTTGCATGATGCTTTGAGGAACCTCAGCTCTCCATGTGGCTGTTTTATGTCTACCCATGGTTTCCAGAGCTCCTGGCATAAGTGAGGCTATAAATGGTGTTGTGTATGAAGCCGGCATTTCATGCCAGACTCAGTGCTGTCCTGCCAGCGAAGCATGTCACAGGGAAAGGAAAATGTTGAATGGCCAAATGCAAACCTGGGTCCCTTTGCATTTTATTCCTCCCAGGCATCAGGCAGAAAGGAGGCCCTTGCCCTTTGAGCCACTTCTGTCCAGAAGGGACCAGCTTTCCAtttccctgcctggcaggaacaTACAACAACCTCACCCAACAAGCTGCATGTTTCCcttgtgctgctggttactactgccctgAAAACACCACCAGCTACAGCGTgtacccctgcccacctggcttctACTGCCCCACAGGTGAGAACTGAGCCTTTGCCTTGAAACATTAGGGAATAGTCATGAGGTGCCATTGGCAAGGCAGAATACCCTTGTTCAAAAGGCAGTGCTATGGCCTCTGGGAAATGAGCCAGCAGGTTTTAGTCCAGTCTCTGTGGGCAAATGTCCAGGTCATGCAGACTGCAAACACCTGGATCTCCCTCCCAAGCACTCACTGGCCCATTGTGGGGTAGGATCAAGGGATACTGGAGCGgcaacattttaaattattattgcAGTGGAAGCTTAATGCAGGAAGGGTGCTCGTGTTGTGCAGCACCCAGAAGGAGTTTTCTCTTCCTTTGTCTCTATTTGCTTCTAAGGTACCAAGTTTgccactgagttcccctgccctcgggGTTACTACAACCCTGACCCCATGACCCAGAGCTTGGATAGCTGCTTGCCCTGCCCTCCCGGGCACTACTGCAGGAAGGAGAACTTAACAGCTGTATCGGGGAAGTGTGATGCAGGTGAGTCTGGGTCAGTTTGCCTCTATgttgcccctgctgtgccctctGTGTGTGGGCAGAGGGAACAAGCATGTAGGGACTTGGCAGTCACCCTTCCTTAGACGTTGTCCGGCCATAGGCACATAGGATCTGACAGCTTGTTCTCATTGACACAAAGGGGTGTCTTCCTTActctgcatggttgggatagatatAAGTGAACTTTTGGGTATCACAGCACCTTTCTCAGCCCTTATCTTGGACATACGTGAAAATTCAGGCCTTAGACtgtacctcagggtaccaggcatGGAGAAGGCTTTCCTCTTAGGAAGGTCTTAAGGACGTTTGCCCCATTTTTGTCAGTGTTTGAAGAGGGAGGAAACAATCCTTTCCAGCTACCCTAAGACTTGCTCTttgggctctggggctgggttTTCTATCATGCTCCTTGTGCTTTCAGGTTGGTTTTGTGTATCGGCCGCCTGGACCTCCCAGCCCTTCGACGTGGATAACTACACCAACTCcaactgcctctgcccagccactgccactggagGGAAGTGCATGGCTGGTTTCTACTGCCCAGAGGGCAGCCCCGAGcccattccctgccctcctgggtTTTACTGCAGTGCCTCAGGTTAGGACCCACCCCTCTGAGAGGGGCCGCGCTGGCACCGGGGGAGTCTGAAAGCGAAAATTTTCGGTGCAAATGTTGATTTTTGTTCTGCTCTTTCTGCAACCAAGAGAGCTCACCTAAATTTAAGCTggaagggcaggggatggagggtcTGTGCATGACTCACAAGGATCTTGACAAAGCCTCTAAAGTGGTTATTCAAGTGTGCAAGCCTCAGAAGTCTCATTTTGGACCCCCTTCCCCTGAAAGCTGATCCCTCCCTTCCACAGCTCTGGGGTCTGACCGATCGGGTCTCCCTTCAGACTCCTTTATTTTCTGCTTCTGCTCAGGCTGGAAGAACAATGATAACAGCTTCTCTTTGCATTTCccctgctggtttttttttttttgtcctcccaGTGCTATTTTGGCAGGTTTAATATGAGCTGCTTTCAGCCTAATACTTGCTCAGGGGCATAAATGTGCTCACAAGGTGGTGAGCCctgggggctggcctgggctCATGAGTGTGGCAAGGGGCTCAGCTGCTCTCTAGTGCCTCAAGCCCCATGGAAAGCTGTGAGCCCACTGTTTTGCAGGCTGCCGAGCCCTGTCTGCTCGCCCTGCTTCCGTGTTGCTGCCACAGTGCCTTGAGCACCTTTGTGTCCGCTCTGCCTCCCAGGTCTGTCTGTCCCCAGTGGAGAATGTGCTGCTGGGTTTTATTGCACAGGAGGAGCAGCCTCTCCTAAACCAACTGATGGTGTCACCGGGAATATCTGCCCCCCAGGGACCTACTGCAGTAAGTATCAGGCCTGAGACAGGAATGGGAATTCCCTGGCACTGACTGCCTGAAATGTCAAAAGGATGCACTGGAAGGGAGGGCCACTCACTGGTTAGGATGAAGGACTGGAAGTCAGGAGCCCTGGCTGCTATTCTTGGCTCTGCTTCCAGTTGTTGCGACTTTGCACAGGTCATTTCACTGCTCAGTGACTCAGTTGTCCCATGTGTAGAATGGGGCTGGCACTTTGTTGTAAAGCACTCTGGGTCTGAGGGTGAGAAGTTCTGCAGAAGAACCTGACTTGGTTATTTCCATGTCAATCCATGCTTGTGTAGCTTTGGTTTTCCTATGTGCCACTGCCTTTCTGTTGTCCCAGGGTCGGTGTCTCAGGTGTTTCCTTTCCCTTGCCAGATCCTGGCTCGGCGATGCCAGTGCTTTGCCCAGCTGGCACTTTTTGCGGCCTCCAGGGGCAGAGTATGGTGTCTGAGTGCCAGCCTTGCCTCTCTGGCTTCTACTGTGCGGTGCCTGGGCTCAGTGCTCCCAGCGGAGAGTGCTGGGAAGGTAAGGCCTGTGGGAGCAAACTGCAGCTGCAGGTACAGGGCTGAATGACTCGAGTGCCAGAGGGAAGAGCGAGAGACTTAGGATGAAGGTGAGGAAgcatgtgtatgtttgtgtgtgtgtccacgAGGACATAGGAAATGCAGGGCTGTGACTCACTGATCTCCCGTCGATAAAGGCAGTTAATAAAGGTGGGCCATTCTGAGAGCTCCTTTCCTCTAGATGAACATGCAGAAACTAAAGTTGCTTTCTCTTCCCCCGCCCTGATACGATGCATCTTTCCCTTCCCCTTACCTAGTCACGGGAGGATGCGGTCCCGTGAATTGTCACCACCTGCTTTGTATGCTCGTTCTACCTATCCTGTTATCTGGAGTAGCCTCTGTTCTGGTCCGGACTGGGAGCAGCGCTGAGAGACTTAGCACTTCTGCGGTCCTTTAAGAAGTGCTAAAGTTAACAGAAGACTTCTGAagcttaaaaaagaaagctgctgCATGCTGTTAGCATCCCTCTGGGAAATGCAGCAATGGGTGACATGGCAGTGACAGGCGGGGAGGGCATGATGTATTCTCAGCTTCTGATGGGACTTTGCGACTGGAAGCGAGGAGGACTAGCTGGCTCTCGCCCACAGTGCTTTCTTGACCATCAGAGACTCATGGTCCGGAGATCAAGTGGCAGTGACATTCCTTTATGTGCGTGCATTAATTGGAAAACTGTTAGTCTGCCTGTCCCAGCAGGGGCACAATTGGGACCAATCATTATTAAAGGTCAGAGATAGATCTGTTCCTTGAGTCATCTCTTGTAAGCCTTGAAGGCCTGTGAGAGCCTGCTGGGATTCTCATCTCTTAAtgagctgctgctttgcagcaAGTATCTCCCAGTGGCTGGTTtggcttttcttcctctgcttaCCCCTCAGGCTATTACTGTGACAGCAGCCAAGGGCCCGTCAGCAACTTCACCCTTTACCCATGTCCACAAGGATTCTACTGCCCAGCAGGCACACAGCAGGCCACTCAGCATAGCTGCCCGCCAGGTACCTTTGGACCGAGGCAGAGACTGAAGAGTATGGCCGAATGTCAAGGTTGCCCACCAGGAAAATACTGTGCATTACCTGGACTTGCAGCCCCAACAGGTGCGTTGTCACTTGTCCTGGGCAGTGcagttctttatttttaatgacGAATCTTGCTGGCTGATGAGCAGAGCAAAGGACTGTgtgtcaggactcctgggctctcttcTGAGCTCTGGCACTGACTTGCTTGGTGACTTCGACTGCGTGTCTTCCCTGCTTGGTGCCTCAGATTTGCCGTGTGAAAACTGGGGGTCACATCCACTTGTGTAAAGTGCTCCCAGGTTCTTGGGTGCAACAAAGAAATGACTTGTCTGCTCCTTCCCTGGTAAGATCATTCAAGAGCAAAGCAAGGGTACTTTCGATAAGCactggctggaggggctggatacAAGACATAGAAATGTGGACTTCCTTGGCTGGTCGCTACCCAGTTTCACAACTCTTTGGTCATCCGGTTGAAATTAGTTCATCGTTGCAGTCCAGTTGCAAATAAACTGGTGCGTGCATAGTAAGACGGGCCTTTTCATTCTTACTTTCAGcagagaaaggaagaatgaaagGTGATCCCCAAACTGCTCAGTTTGGCTGTTGAGGGCAACCTCAGGAAGACAGGACTGCTCCAGGTTGTCCTGAATCTGTATGAAGACTGCAGTTCAGCAAGGCACATGGTTAAATCCATATCTGTtcagcacttaagcatgtgctaaGATTGCATCAAGTGAGTGCATATGATGGCATGTGCTGAAATACCCGGCTGAGTTGTAGCCAAACCAGGAgcaccccatccagcccctgccagtAGTACTCTATTCCCCAGCATTGGAAGTGACTCCATTGTGTGAAATATTCATAGCAAAGTTAGACAGTCAGTTAGCCCAGAGACTACATCTGTGCCTTGCAATATGGCCTGTGGGTCTGTATCTGGGGGCTTATATTGAAATCCCTGTTATTTTCATTAGGTTTTATGTTGAACTGTTTATATGTATCATGTCTTCCAGGGGACTGTTCTGAAGGATTCTGGTGCAAAGGTGGTGCCCAAGTCAAAGACCCAATTGATGGCGAGTCAGGGCTCCCCTGTCCTCCCGGGCGTTACTGTCTAGCAGGTACAGTGACCTAAGCACAGTTCTTCGAACTTCCCGTGAAGCACGAGACAGGGTTCACTCACTTTATTGCCAGCAGTGGGAGTCTGGAATCACAGCTCTCCCAGTGCTCCTTTATACCCCTCCCGACTCTGCCTTTGGCTGGGAACAtctggaacagcagcagctgtaaGTTCCTCTATAACCCGTACTTCTCTGCTGTCCCATAGGGTCTCTCTGCAGATTTCAGCTGGGGAGGCTGTTTGATGATCACTCTGTTTCCAAGTCAGACTTACTTAGTCAATCCAGTGTTCATGGCCAGTTCACTCCACCCCAGTACAGTACTGGGTGGTCTGCTTCCTCCTCATGTCAGTATTCAATGGATTctgaagcatttctttttttgccaGGAACACCCATTCCACTTCTTTGCCCTCGTGGTACTTGGTCCAGCAGCAAAGGCAACAAAAATCTGCAGGACTGCCAGCCATGTTCTGGGGGTCATTACTGCAATGGCACTGGGCTAGTAGCCCCATCAGGATACTGCAGCCCTGGGTAAGTACAGCAGGGAGCACATTTATCTTCTGCATTCATAGTGGGAGTCAACAATACTTTTCTTCTGGAATAAGACCCAAGGctgggatgcaggaggagggtgatccgAATCACTGCCTGGCTGGCACTTCTGGGGGATAAAATCAGTGAACCGAACTGCAAAGTCAATAAAAAGGGTTCCCTTAGTGTTTTGATTTCAGGCATTCATAATatttgctttgaaataaaattgaaatgatcttttttgggggggaaaggttGCTTAgaattaaaaaccccaaatgcaACACCTTGGAAATgctttgtttgcatttttttttgacaCTCAGAAATCCAGTGACACTGAGACAAAGTCATGAAATATGTCAGTGATGCTAAATACAATAAGTACAAAAAGAGTTGTTATAAAGAGGAAGGCGATCAATTGTTCTCTGtgtccacaggggacagggcaagAAGTAATGGCCTTAAATTGCAAGAAAagagatttaggttggagagGAGGATGATTTTTTAAACATGAGAGTGGTTAAGTGCTGGAACAGATTGCCCAGAGAGCTTACAGACTCTCTGTCCTTGGAAGCTTTCAAGTAcaagttggacaagcttttgtctggaatggtttaagCCAGGCttgtcctgttttgagcaggcagttggattagatgtgacatcctgaggtccctcccaaccctatttTACCTATTCTTAACCTGTCTTTTTTGGTCAAAGAAAGTCCCACTGGAAAACATTCGCTCAGCTCGTGGTAGGACCCCCTGGACTTTAGTGGGAGCTAAGATGTGAATAGCCCGCAGTCCCCCCCCTGGAGGGGACCTTGCTCCCTTGGGCCCAGAATAAGAGGAGATTTATTTCAGTGGTTAATATGTCTCAGTTGCTGACATAGTGTTTCTAATATTTTTACTTCTGCTACTCCAGGTTTTACTGCATCTCCGGGGCTCAAACACCGACACCCACCGATGCCTCCTCAGGAGCCCCGTGCCCTGTGGGACACTACTGTCCCCTAGGAACCGAGAGTCCCATCCCGTGCCCGTCCGGTTCCTACATGCCCCAGACCCATGGAAAAGAGTGCTACGACTGTCCAGAGGGGAAGTACTGTGTCCCTGGTCAGGAGCCTCAGTCATGCCCCAAAGGTGAGCTGTGCTTCCACTGAATGTCCGGTTTgtcccaggggtgtaggttgtagccgtgttggtctaaggacatatctGCCAGCTTTTCCCACGCTTTCTAAAGAATCCACTTAAGCCCCTGGTTTTCAGGGAGGCTTTTGGGTCACAGAAATTCAACTGGGATGTATTCCTACCTCTGTTCACACAGGGTCCAAAGAGTGTAGCCTAAATGTCCCTGGTGAGTCTGTCAAACTCCCGTTGCTGCCTTATTGAACCCTGATGCTTCCCATTGCTGAGATACTGATTCCTGATAATCTCCAGAGCTTCCCCTTCTAACCTATACACCTGTCTGTGCTTGCCTTTCAGGCTACTACTGCCCGAGAGGAACAGGTCTCGACTGGTGGCCTTGTCCCCGAGGGACTTACAGCCCCGAGCAAGGCCTGGATAGCAGCACTGGCTGCAGAGTGTGCGATGGAGGGAAGTTCTGCTCTCACCGTAACGCGACAAATGTGGCCGGAGAGTGCTGGGAGGGTTTCTACTGCACAAAGGGGTCAGACCGGCCCAACCCACATACCAGGTTCCAAGGTGCTGCCTTTTTCTTGTTGCTAAAGCAATGGGGGGTGGGTCCTGTGCATGTTCAGTGGTGATGCCCACGTCTGAGTCGAGCCCTGACCAAATTTCTTTATGGCTCCTGATgcgggcacttttttttttaattcctctttTGCCCCAATTCCAAAGTCCCTTTGCTTCTTTGAAGCCCAGTGGTGTAAACTGTGGGTAAGAAACTCAACATCTTACCCAGGTTCTTATCCAGCAACAGAGAGCACTTGTAGGAGGAAGCGACAGGAGGTCAAGGCTTCTGGGTTTACTGCCCTGGCTCTGCGTTCAAGTCCTGCCTCTCAGTCCCAATGATTAGACTTATATTCCTAGGTGTCTAGAAGTGGAACTTGTGTATCCTGCATCATAGTGCCATGTGAGCATCATTGGATATATCGTCCTCCCTCCCCGAGCTGGAGACAAAGGGTTTGGCTTCTCAGCCTTGCCTTCTTTTCCAGCCAGTAGGTCACAACGGTGCCCCTTGCGTGGTCTCTTGAGTTCAAACTTTTGTCTTAGAAGAGAGGAGAATTGTGAGCAGTCTCTGGAGCActtgctgctgtcctggccagAGAGTGACCATTTTAAGAGCCACAAGAGCAATAAATCCTTTTTGTATTAATTTCCAGATCACTTTTTGATTAACTGAACACCTGTCTCACCTGTTGTTTGCAGGtcaggctggcccctgccctCCAGGCCACTACTGTCCTAGGGGCACTGCTGTCCCTGAGCCGTGTCCTGTGGGAACCTTCAGCACAAGGATTAAGCTGAGCTCAGAGGTAGGAGAATATGGAGGGTCAAACTAGTAAAGTGGCGGTTATGTGCTGTGGAGCATCATTCCCCATGGCAAGCAGCTGGCCCTCAGCAGGGAGCCAAAGACCCAGTTTTAATGCTTCCTTGGAAAAGCCCTGAAAAAATACTAGTACTTCTCATGTATGAAGCTTTGGCACTGGGGGCTCTCAAAGCACCTCACTAAGCTTCTCTGCATCCCTCGGCGAGGGGCTGTGACTTGCCAAAAATCTCATGGTTAGTCGGTGGCTGAGCCGTGATTCATCTCTGTCCAGAGTGACCTCTGGAAGTTGCTCATTGATTTCCTACAGGCTCATTGCTCACCGTGTCTTCCTGGACATTACTGCAACTCCACCGGCCTCCTGGTCCCTACAGGGCAATGTGCCGAGGGATTCTACTGCACCCTGGGGTCCACCCTTCCTGTCGTTCCAGCCGTGGACAAGACTGGAGGCCCTTGTCCCACAGGTAGATTGTTAACTGCTCTGATTAAACTAATCGGGGATCTTTGGCCAATCTTGTTGGGTAAGAATCATCTGAACAAATTGCATGTTTGTCCAAGCACTGTGCCATTGGCCCAGAGGAGAACGTCCTGCAGGCATCAGGGagccctgagccactgcagcactTTGAGTTTCTTTAAAACTTTGAGGGGTTTCTGCATTGCCTGTTCCAAGATATGGAGTCTTGAATAGATTTACCTTCTTATCCTGACCACAGGAGGGTCCTCTTGATTCTGGtctgttctttctttttcaggATATTTTTGCCCTAGGGGCACAGCTACACCCCTGCCTTGCCCAGCAGGGTCATATAATCCTTCAGAAAGGCAAGCCAGCTGCCTCCCCTGCACTAAAGGGTAAGAACAAGACAGAGAGCTCATTATTGTCTGAAGTATGAACAAAGAGCTATTGCCTAACTCTCATTTCCAGCCATCATTCAGCAGGGCAGTGTGTCGCAGACATAATCACTTCATCTTCCACTGGAGAGCACCCATGTCTGAGATGGAGCCTAGCAACTTAAACAGCTGCTTAGCAGTCGAATAGGACAGGAAATGAGATGagctcccaaaccctgctgcagTTCTGGAGGTGGAAGGAGCTAGAGTTTAAAACTGAATCAACTGTGCCATCACAATTAGTGTCCCTCATACATTTAGTACGAGGCAAATGCTGCTGACTTATGTAGATATGTGTCTCTATGTGTGCCCTTATGTAGATACGTGTCCCTATATACACGAGCAGGTCTGATTCATAGTCCATCCCGTACAGTGCAGCAGGCTCACAAAGATGAGCCATCCCCTCTGCTGTGTTGTCAGTGCCCTTGTGAATCTGGTATTGGCCAGGGAGTTTTCATATTCCTTCCCCTACTCTTTCTCTTATGGATGCAGGTTCTTTTGTCCTAAGAATTCTTCTTCCCTTGAGAGGAATGAATGTCCAGCTGGTCATTTTTGCCCCCTGGGTACTGCCTCTGCAACTCAGTTCCCATGCCCCCGAGGGACCTATAACCCACAGACTGGAAGCAGCCACATATCTCACTGCATCCCTTGTGATCCAGGTAGAAACAAAGCGTTGGCATCATGGGAACACTGTGTGCAAATGACTTTCAAATATTCCTAAGCTTCAGCAGGAACTGGAGTGGCTCAGGCAATTAGTATCAGGCTACAAAGCCTTTCATCAGCAAGctgctcatttcattttgagctaCACGCGGCAGCCTGGAGAATTAAGGGCAGTCAGAGCCCTGGCCCCTACCCATAAAGATGAGATCAGCCCCTGTGTCTGCCTGTTCTGGAGTCCTGTCTCCAAACTGAACCAATGCCCAATATTTTTGGATGGGGAATTATTCCACTGCATATGGTGCTCCTTCCCTTGCAATGCTGTTACATGAAAGAAGGTAGTTCTTCATGATCCTGCAGTCGCTTTATGCAAcattgcatgtgtgtatatgcaacactgcgtgcttgtgtgtgtgtgtgtgtgcgcgcgcactgCTTTACAGGCCTAGAAAAAACTCCAAAGAGCCTGTGTTAGAGAACCTGCAGTCTCAGAGGTCAGCTGATTGCCAGACCAACTCTGCAGGTTGCCTTATGGCCTAAATCAGAGCTGTGCACCTTGCACCAATGCAAGCCCCAGGCCTCCTGGGCATGCAGGCACTTTCCCCCTTGCTGCACCACACATGTGCCCTGGCATTTCAGACCCACCTTCAGCCCGCCAGCTGTAGGctctcccccactgcactgcgcagtgctgctgccctgggccatgggcttccccagagccagaggTTATGCCATGATGCTCTGCCTCATTCTGCCCCCTGAGGTGGgcgcaggaggagg
It includes:
- the LOC132246618 gene encoding scavenger receptor class F member 1-like; translation: MVELHPVVVGCSNGNFVLKERVGSCDWELLDVAPEARREGDTWVIILFFPSYTSVVLPRLYLGLESSCTPCPPGYHCSSAGLVSPSGPCSAGFYCLSGASSPSPAGIRQKGGPCPLSHFCPEGTSFPFPCLAGTYNNLTQQAACFPCAAGYYCPENTTSYSVYPCPPGFYCPTGTKFATEFPCPRGYYNPDPMTQSLDSCLPCPPGHYCRKENLTAVSGKCDAGWFCVSAAWTSQPFDVDNYTNSNCLCPATATGGKCMAGFYCPEGSPEPIPCPPGFYCSASGLSVPSGECAAGFYCTGGAASPKPTDGVTGNICPPGTYCSKYQA
- the LOC132246619 gene encoding sushi, von Willebrand factor type A, EGF and pentraxin domain-containing protein 1-like; translated protein: MPVLCPAGTFCGLQGQSMVSECQPCLSGFYCAVPGLSAPSGECWEGYYCDSSQGPVSNFTLYPCPQGFYCPAGTQQATQHSCPPGTFGPRQRLKSMAECQGCPPGKYCALPGLAAPTGDCSEGFWCKGGAQVKDPIDGESGLPCPPGRYCLAGTPIPLLCPRGTWSSSKGNKNLQDCQPCSGGHYCNGTGLVAPSGYCSPGFYCISGAQTPTPTDASSGAPCPVGHYCPLGTESPIPCPSGSYMPQTHGKECYDCPEGKYCVPGQEPQSCPKGYYCPRGTGLDWWPCPRGTYSPEQGLDSSTGCRVCDGGKFCSHRNATNVAGECWEGFYCTKGSDRPNPHTRFQGQAGPCPPGHYCPRGTAVPEPCPVGTFSTRIKLSSEAHCSPCLPGHYCNSTGLLVPTGQCAEGFYCTLGSTLPVVPAVDKTGGPCPTGYFCPRGTATPLPCPAGSYNPSERQASCLPCTKG